One Nocardia iowensis DNA window includes the following coding sequences:
- a CDS encoding DUF5361 domain-containing protein has translation MRLHQLGTEVLGWRELKAIIRWLPAESALFRAMNPDTYRWQLDQFLLADITDSLRWLVWAKTDDARNGRNRPELVPRPGVKSDRERVGTPTGIGEMNEFLNWDE, from the coding sequence TTGCGATTGCATCAGCTCGGCACCGAAGTGCTCGGCTGGCGTGAGCTGAAGGCGATCATCCGATGGCTGCCCGCCGAATCCGCGCTGTTCCGTGCGATGAACCCCGACACCTACCGCTGGCAACTCGACCAGTTCTTGCTCGCCGACATCACCGATTCACTGCGCTGGCTCGTGTGGGCGAAAACCGACGACGCCAGAAATGGGCGCAACCGTCCGGAACTTGTGCCACGGCCGGGCGTGAAGTCCGATCGCGAGCGAGTCGGCACGCCCACCGGCATCGGCGAGATGAACGAGTTCCTCAACTGGGACGAGTAA
- a CDS encoding helix-turn-helix domain-containing protein, translated as MEHLDHMVAGKVRRAMSDAGLGLGDLAARSGLPASDLRSLLAAHGSFTVDELVRIAAAVDCRILDLLPDEGDAG; from the coding sequence ATGGAACATCTAGACCACATGGTTGCCGGGAAAGTGCGGCGCGCCATGTCCGACGCGGGACTCGGTCTCGGGGACTTGGCTGCACGTTCCGGGCTACCGGCATCCGACCTGCGCAGCCTGCTTGCCGCGCACGGCTCGTTCACGGTGGACGAGCTTGTTCGGATCGCCGCGGCGGTGGATTGCCGCATCCTCGACCTGCTGCCCGATGAAGGGGATGCGGGATGA
- a CDS encoding GAD-like domain-containing protein produces the protein MSFPVEDVTRKWGRPSFSVPTPEERFEKYAGLLPNFLLDLWRELGFAGFRKGLLWLCDPEEWQTVVDEWTSGVDLPFGDDKWIAVTRSAFGRMTLWGQRTGLSLTITPYSGWLMPMDKSKYMSDDYMRDAQILSALSAASQDVLDPDGDDDKPLFKRVLKRLGPVGPDTMYGFVPAPALGGPMLPDHVQIVDAAVHMQILGQVTPRTIMMNPY, from the coding sequence ATGTCTTTTCCGGTCGAGGATGTAACCCGGAAGTGGGGTCGTCCGAGTTTTTCTGTTCCCACTCCTGAGGAACGGTTCGAGAAGTACGCCGGTCTGCTTCCGAATTTTCTGCTCGACCTGTGGCGTGAGCTCGGTTTCGCTGGTTTCCGGAAGGGGTTGCTGTGGCTCTGTGATCCCGAGGAGTGGCAGACGGTGGTGGATGAGTGGACGTCGGGTGTCGACTTGCCGTTCGGTGACGACAAGTGGATCGCGGTGACCAGATCGGCGTTCGGGAGGATGACACTCTGGGGGCAACGGACCGGATTGAGCCTGACGATCACCCCTTATTCCGGTTGGCTGATGCCTATGGACAAGTCAAAATATATGTCGGACGACTACATGCGGGATGCGCAGATTCTCTCCGCATTGTCGGCGGCGAGCCAGGACGTCTTGGATCCGGATGGCGACGACGACAAGCCGTTGTTCAAGAGGGTATTGAAGCGGTTGGGTCCGGTTGGCCCGGACACCATGTATGGATTTGTTCCGGCTCCTGCGCTCGGCGGGCCGATGCTGCCCGATCACGTGCAGATCGTGGACGCCGCAGTGCATATGCAGATCCTCGGCCAGGTCACACCGCGAACAATCATGATGAATCCGTACTAA
- a CDS encoding PE-PPE domain-containing protein, giving the protein MAIFGRRLFGKLLSPGEVIDVLIVGGTWNSKGDPITAAFAEALDPRRFVVRMVPYPADYGRHVAFADSVAAGRRALIEAIEATPNRVLLAGYSQGAGIAGDLAADIGQGHFPHLEVVACALIADPLRPAGRCLGSDPGGYGVVGQRDIANIPAYWVAAAGDPITALPAGNPLRLIADLSAYFSLSSPEAMVRWGHSLIEIATRRQLQRWWSPEHWRSWGGAVAYARGYLFDGRHTDAYLRHGLARLLAEAINREVVEGTR; this is encoded by the coding sequence GTGGCCATTTTCGGCCGCCGACTATTCGGCAAACTGCTCTCTCCCGGTGAGGTCATCGATGTACTGATCGTCGGCGGAACCTGGAATTCGAAGGGTGATCCGATCACCGCCGCTTTCGCCGAAGCCCTCGACCCGCGGCGCTTTGTCGTGCGAATGGTGCCCTATCCGGCGGACTACGGGCGACACGTCGCCTTCGCGGACAGCGTCGCCGCGGGTCGGCGGGCGCTGATCGAAGCGATCGAAGCAACCCCCAATCGAGTACTGCTGGCCGGTTATTCACAGGGCGCGGGTATCGCGGGCGATCTCGCGGCCGACATCGGGCAGGGCCACTTCCCGCACTTGGAGGTGGTTGCGTGTGCGCTGATCGCGGACCCGTTGCGTCCGGCCGGTCGGTGCCTCGGCAGTGATCCGGGCGGCTACGGCGTCGTCGGTCAGCGGGACATCGCCAATATTCCGGCGTATTGGGTTGCCGCGGCGGGGGATCCGATCACCGCACTGCCCGCGGGCAACCCGCTGCGCCTGATCGCCGACCTCAGTGCGTATTTCAGCCTGTCCAGCCCGGAAGCCATGGTGCGCTGGGGGCACAGCCTCATCGAGATCGCGACCCGGCGGCAGTTACAACGGTGGTGGTCGCCGGAGCACTGGCGCAGTTGGGGCGGTGCCGTCGCGTACGCCCGCGGTTACCTGTTCGACGGGCGGCACACCGACGCCTACCTCCGGCACGGCCTCGCCCGGCTGCTCGCCGAGGCGATCAACCGTGAGGTGGTCGAGGGAACCCGCTGA
- a CDS encoding phage tail protein, with amino-acid sequence MTHQLLDNNQYTKVVLWDVNGRVWHLSGANAGREGVRLSNQTGYMFAPVQLLVNEGARQDGATFQRSIRAKKEWDFIAVISPAAKSSGAHAARDFFAVHDAWFRGWSTDKPSTIGFFTRHQGWRFQQVQLDSAPEAVGEIDPARNAVALYKMSATAMDPLERHFDETAVWTNTLGLNEGKVRARNAADQPAWPRYTMNGPGRWAILDPTGGDQPRLVHTPRLTANQTLRIDTHPRHRTARLYSAGSEKVQNVWGQLAGRRWLAALPPWSATDIIVQVDGGNLQSSLIVSVTPRSSRPF; translated from the coding sequence ATGACCCACCAACTTTTGGACAACAACCAGTACACGAAGGTCGTCCTGTGGGACGTCAACGGCCGGGTGTGGCACCTGTCCGGCGCGAATGCCGGTCGGGAAGGTGTTCGGCTGTCGAACCAGACCGGATATATGTTCGCCCCGGTACAGCTGCTCGTCAACGAGGGTGCCCGCCAGGACGGCGCGACCTTCCAACGGTCGATCCGCGCGAAGAAGGAGTGGGATTTCATCGCCGTGATCTCCCCGGCCGCGAAAAGCTCTGGCGCGCACGCGGCCCGGGACTTCTTCGCCGTGCACGACGCGTGGTTCCGTGGCTGGAGTACCGACAAGCCGTCCACCATCGGGTTTTTCACCCGTCATCAGGGCTGGCGGTTTCAGCAGGTGCAGCTCGACAGCGCACCCGAAGCCGTCGGCGAGATCGATCCGGCCCGCAATGCCGTTGCGCTGTACAAGATGTCGGCGACGGCAATGGATCCGCTGGAACGGCATTTCGACGAAACAGCGGTGTGGACCAATACATTGGGCCTCAACGAGGGCAAGGTGCGGGCGCGCAATGCCGCCGACCAGCCTGCCTGGCCGCGCTACACGATGAATGGTCCAGGGCGCTGGGCGATTCTGGATCCCACGGGAGGCGACCAACCCCGGTTGGTGCATACGCCGAGGCTAACGGCTAATCAGACGCTACGGATCGATACTCATCCGCGTCACCGCACCGCTCGCTTGTACTCGGCGGGTTCGGAGAAAGTCCAGAATGTCTGGGGCCAGTTGGCCGGTCGGCGCTGGCTCGCCGCGCTGCCGCCATGGAGTGCCACCGACATCATCGTCCAGGTCGACGGCGGCAATCTGCAGTCCAGCCTGATCGTCTCGGTCACGCCGCGATCGTCGAGGCCGTTCTGA
- a CDS encoding VanW family protein, producing MTSQSSTGRRGPQPAGEVGLRQLLESAQAHEANQPQEWGGDSAPTEPLQITPARRATHRAESGARQAPPRRPISGPPAKRLNRTVVKRAGIAVGAVLAAAGIGYAVDLVLSSGEVPRGTIVAGVDVGGLDTDAADAELRAELTPRAERELPLRIGDVQTRLVPGTAGLGVDWDATWARIGGQPLNPVTRLTSLFTTRDVAAVTAVDDAALDRQLTALRVHDRPSVEGTIAFDKARPVAVAPVPGRVLDIAAARAELIDKWIAGAALDLPVHPAPLTVRPEAVEQALRDVAEPAVRAPIVFAGKGASAKLDPEQIATTLSFVPDGQGGLALSVDQNVAVGLLAPQLAPSEIEAKDATFALHGGKPTVVPAVVGDKINWPKTFEQFTALLAAPQERTGQAVYEKIEPKLTTEAAQGLGIVETMGSFTTNGFSGPSGVNIKVVAKKVNGAVVKPGDTFSLNDFTGPRGTAEGYVESGIIDHGRPSTAVGGGISQFATTLYNAAYFAGMEDAGHTEHSYYISRYPAAREATVFDGAIDLRFRNNTPNGVFIEAVTTDSEVTVRLWGTKTLNVESVTGEKSKPTEPTTIKLPKGKDCIASEGAPGFTISDTRIITDRRTGREVSRTTRTVKYDPIPVVKCE from the coding sequence GTGACGAGCCAGTCGAGCACCGGACGCCGCGGCCCACAACCGGCGGGCGAGGTCGGTTTACGTCAACTGCTCGAATCGGCCCAGGCCCACGAGGCAAACCAGCCCCAGGAATGGGGCGGCGACTCGGCGCCGACGGAACCACTACAGATCACCCCCGCCAGGCGGGCCACCCATCGGGCCGAGTCCGGCGCGCGGCAGGCACCGCCACGGCGCCCCATCTCCGGTCCGCCGGCGAAGCGGCTGAACCGCACCGTGGTCAAGCGGGCGGGCATCGCGGTCGGCGCGGTACTCGCCGCGGCCGGGATCGGCTATGCGGTGGACTTGGTGTTGTCCTCGGGGGAGGTGCCGCGCGGCACGATCGTCGCGGGTGTCGATGTCGGTGGCCTGGATACCGACGCCGCGGACGCCGAATTGCGTGCGGAACTCACCCCGCGAGCCGAGCGAGAGTTGCCGCTGCGCATCGGTGACGTGCAAACCAGGCTCGTCCCCGGCACCGCGGGACTGGGTGTGGACTGGGACGCAACCTGGGCGCGCATCGGCGGGCAACCGCTCAACCCCGTCACCCGGCTCACCTCCTTGTTCACCACCCGCGACGTCGCGGCCGTCACCGCCGTCGACGACGCGGCGCTGGATCGCCAGCTGACGGCGCTGCGCGTGCACGATCGGCCGTCGGTCGAGGGCACCATCGCCTTCGACAAGGCCAGACCGGTCGCCGTCGCGCCGGTTCCCGGCCGGGTGCTCGATATTGCCGCCGCGCGCGCCGAGTTGATCGACAAGTGGATCGCCGGTGCCGCGCTCGATCTCCCGGTGCACCCCGCGCCGCTGACCGTGCGACCGGAAGCGGTCGAGCAGGCGCTGCGCGATGTGGCCGAGCCGGCGGTGCGGGCGCCGATCGTGTTCGCGGGCAAGGGCGCGTCGGCCAAGCTCGATCCGGAGCAGATCGCCACCACGCTGTCGTTCGTGCCCGATGGGCAAGGCGGGCTGGCGCTTTCCGTCGATCAGAACGTCGCGGTCGGTTTGCTGGCGCCCCAGCTCGCGCCGTCGGAGATCGAGGCGAAGGACGCGACGTTCGCGCTGCACGGCGGCAAACCGACGGTGGTGCCCGCGGTCGTCGGCGACAAGATCAACTGGCCGAAGACGTTCGAGCAGTTCACCGCCCTGCTGGCCGCGCCACAGGAGCGGACCGGTCAGGCCGTCTACGAAAAGATCGAGCCGAAGCTGACCACCGAAGCGGCGCAGGGGCTCGGCATCGTCGAGACCATGGGCAGCTTCACCACCAACGGATTCAGCGGTCCGTCCGGAGTGAACATCAAGGTGGTCGCCAAGAAGGTGAACGGTGCGGTGGTGAAGCCGGGAGACACGTTCTCGCTCAACGACTTCACTGGACCACGCGGCACCGCCGAAGGCTACGTGGAGTCCGGCATCATCGACCACGGCAGGCCGAGCACCGCCGTCGGCGGTGGCATCAGCCAGTTCGCCACCACCCTCTACAACGCCGCGTATTTCGCCGGCATGGAGGACGCGGGCCACACCGAGCACAGCTATTACATCTCCCGCTACCCGGCCGCGCGCGAGGCAACCGTCTTCGACGGCGCGATCGATCTGCGCTTCCGCAACAACACCCCGAACGGCGTCTTCATCGAGGCCGTCACCACGGATTCGGAAGTGACCGTGCGCCTCTGGGGCACCAAGACACTCAATGTCGAATCGGTGACCGGTGAGAAGAGCAAGCCGACCGAGCCGACCACCATCAAGCTCCCGAAAGGCAAGGACTGCATCGCCTCCGAGGGGGCACCGGGATTCACCATCTCCGACACCCGCATCATCACCGACCGGCGCACCGGTCGGGAGGTCTCCAGGACGACTCGGACGGTCAAATACGATCCGATCCCCGTCGTGAAATGTGAGTGA
- a CDS encoding helix-turn-helix domain-containing protein encodes MGVKKVASDINRAVGAELRAARARRDLTRPQLAALTGLGVSTIQRFENGDRSPDMQQLHALCTALDIPMREFVALALRDVERPEE; translated from the coding sequence ATGGGTGTGAAAAAGGTGGCTTCGGACATCAACCGCGCGGTCGGGGCAGAGCTCAGGGCGGCCAGAGCTCGGCGAGATCTGACGCGCCCGCAACTCGCCGCACTGACCGGTCTCGGCGTCAGCACGATTCAACGCTTCGAGAACGGCGACCGATCGCCGGACATGCAGCAGTTGCACGCGTTGTGCACCGCGCTCGATATTCCGATGCGGGAGTTCGTGGCGCTGGCGCTGCGCGACGTGGAGCGCCCCGAGGAGTAA
- a CDS encoding polymorphic toxin type 15 domain-containing protein gives MATNTVRPTVETFPRWVPARTSSLAAMSNSGLAAEYSDGTDALRGGRVHNFHGMTPNSSARMVDRVFVRKELTAGSAGMRSAAQTVDSPAVDDAQFAPLSVPPVREINAPVTGPSPSVPVVLPRAKEIVDPQAFTPMDEFGNRPPQADTVPNPNNNALAPAPAQSGPSQNGPASVAPTAPAAPAQPNQPAQPAPTPGPDIFGLPDTEGRKPGDEWDTTLPDGRIVHNRIPFGNGNQTVDQTIPDGKGGFTHSRVAGNGTGGWQRWNVNADGTAFYGSKDNHDSGMYAQDFNSGTSTSGAPNRTYVATPDYKGVQNPSFDENGNLVGVDVAVPNEYGLYDNYHYDNYNNLTVSSARPDGKGGIESIFVGQFDSNNEGWQLGADGKRWEVGKDLEGRTIMGRTEQSAAGTHIYFVDHRGVLFDTFHGIGSEKSYTDIYDDKKAFVRRYRDGVVVDYDPNGNPLLVRLPPDRRDTVQKGWDWTVGVGNSLKSWGTDLVSNFNFAPGLLAVGNPTNPAYRAAAADHYERSSAAVAAPGRLVWNGIVDSGATVYDWWRYKVGGAMYGLSGDPITPAGQARLQVAREQMEKAPTDWAAALAVTTFLPIGAAPVRVGTTALRSGEIAIAEAAAAAAARRGLPSILGRALPNSSAHNWRSLPDVAKNSFDSMRNLPSFAANGFRNMPGVTSTGEALRNIPANLVTSLERFRTFPERFQVWRDVKIEGLIESVARLETTARASIYNTRTGLNDLLSGLGPRLEPQYATGARSLPELDNLLADALRARFAASHGPGRGLTALASGPVPMPNNAFGPVRPRTTSTHTVAFNRGQTANTRHKVAETARQIAGQVAGINKMTANELLHNMKTVSRKGKAQKAANKDYKEAILAEEQLKALLLLRDDPAKLGGKKPVRYAEEQMKARTKNLAALHEQDIVAGGLDVIGLDAKGLPKMGDTFVNSSLGSQWAVRGLADDLRRYAEGLVRAGQGDHLLNVEWILR, from the coding sequence ATGGCGACGAATACTGTTCGTCCGACGGTGGAAACCTTTCCGCGATGGGTTCCTGCGCGTACCTCGAGCCTGGCGGCAATGTCGAACAGCGGTCTGGCAGCAGAGTATTCGGACGGCACCGATGCGCTGCGCGGTGGCCGCGTACACAACTTTCATGGCATGACTCCGAATTCGTCTGCGCGAATGGTCGATCGCGTATTCGTACGCAAGGAACTCACTGCCGGTAGCGCCGGAATGCGTTCTGCGGCGCAAACTGTCGACTCGCCTGCGGTCGATGATGCGCAGTTTGCACCGCTGTCCGTGCCGCCAGTGCGGGAGATCAACGCACCCGTAACGGGTCCGTCGCCATCCGTACCGGTGGTGCTGCCCCGGGCGAAGGAAATCGTTGACCCGCAGGCATTCACTCCTATGGACGAGTTCGGGAACCGGCCGCCGCAGGCCGACACGGTTCCGAACCCGAACAACAACGCGCTTGCACCGGCGCCGGCACAGTCCGGTCCGTCACAAAATGGCCCCGCGAGCGTGGCGCCGACCGCGCCCGCCGCTCCGGCCCAGCCGAATCAACCAGCACAGCCCGCACCCACACCTGGCCCAGATATTTTTGGATTGCCTGATACCGAAGGTCGCAAGCCAGGTGACGAGTGGGACACGACTCTGCCCGACGGCCGGATTGTGCACAACCGAATTCCGTTCGGAAACGGCAATCAAACCGTTGATCAAACGATCCCCGATGGAAAGGGCGGCTTCACCCATTCCCGAGTCGCGGGTAACGGCACAGGGGGCTGGCAGCGCTGGAATGTCAATGCTGATGGTACTGCCTTCTATGGCAGCAAAGACAATCATGATTCCGGCATGTATGCCCAAGATTTCAACTCGGGCACTTCGACATCCGGCGCACCTAATCGGACGTATGTAGCGACGCCGGACTACAAGGGCGTTCAGAATCCATCCTTCGATGAGAACGGAAATTTGGTCGGTGTCGATGTTGCTGTGCCGAACGAGTACGGGCTCTACGACAACTACCATTACGACAATTACAACAATTTGACGGTATCCAGTGCCAGACCTGACGGAAAAGGTGGCATCGAAAGTATCTTTGTCGGTCAGTTCGACAGCAACAATGAGGGTTGGCAACTAGGGGCCGACGGCAAACGTTGGGAGGTCGGCAAGGATCTCGAAGGCCGCACCATTATGGGTCGGACAGAACAGTCGGCCGCCGGTACCCACATCTACTTTGTCGACCATCGCGGTGTTCTATTCGACACCTTCCACGGTATCGGATCGGAGAAGTCGTACACCGACATCTACGATGACAAGAAGGCATTTGTTCGACGGTACCGTGACGGTGTTGTCGTCGACTACGACCCGAACGGAAATCCCCTGTTGGTTCGGTTGCCCCCGGACCGCCGCGATACTGTGCAAAAAGGCTGGGACTGGACTGTCGGCGTCGGCAACAGCCTCAAGAGCTGGGGTACGGACCTGGTGTCCAATTTCAATTTCGCGCCCGGTCTGCTCGCTGTCGGTAATCCGACGAATCCCGCCTACCGAGCGGCAGCCGCCGATCATTATGAGCGGTCGTCGGCCGCGGTCGCCGCACCTGGCCGTCTGGTGTGGAACGGAATCGTAGATTCTGGCGCCACCGTCTACGACTGGTGGCGATACAAGGTTGGCGGCGCCATGTACGGTTTGAGCGGCGACCCGATCACGCCTGCTGGGCAGGCTCGCCTGCAGGTCGCGCGAGAACAGATGGAGAAGGCGCCGACCGACTGGGCGGCGGCCCTGGCTGTCACCACGTTCCTGCCGATAGGTGCGGCTCCTGTTCGTGTCGGGACAACCGCACTACGCAGTGGTGAGATCGCAATCGCCGAAGCCGCCGCGGCGGCGGCTGCCAGACGCGGTCTGCCATCGATCCTCGGACGGGCACTGCCCAATTCGAGTGCGCATAACTGGCGAAGCCTTCCGGATGTCGCGAAGAACAGTTTCGACTCGATGCGCAATCTGCCGAGTTTCGCCGCCAACGGATTTCGAAACATGCCGGGGGTGACCAGCACTGGCGAAGCGCTGCGAAACATACCGGCCAACTTGGTGACGAGTCTCGAGCGATTCCGTACTTTCCCTGAAAGATTCCAAGTCTGGCGCGATGTGAAGATCGAGGGGCTCATCGAGTCGGTGGCACGGCTTGAAACAACTGCTCGCGCGAGTATTTACAATACGCGTACCGGACTGAATGATCTATTGTCCGGTCTCGGTCCCCGCCTCGAACCCCAGTACGCCACCGGAGCCCGCAGCCTACCTGAACTGGATAATCTGCTTGCAGATGCGCTGCGAGCCAGGTTTGCCGCGTCCCACGGCCCAGGGCGTGGTCTCACCGCACTGGCCAGTGGCCCGGTACCCATGCCGAACAATGCATTCGGGCCGGTGCGGCCGCGCACGACGTCGACGCATACAGTGGCTTTCAACCGAGGTCAGACCGCAAATACTCGGCATAAGGTGGCCGAGACAGCCCGCCAAATTGCTGGCCAGGTCGCCGGCATCAACAAGATGACCGCCAACGAGTTGCTGCACAATATGAAGACGGTTTCTCGTAAAGGGAAGGCTCAAAAGGCGGCAAACAAGGATTATAAGGAAGCAATTCTTGCCGAAGAGCAGTTGAAAGCCCTTCTGCTGCTGCGAGACGATCCGGCAAAGCTCGGCGGTAAGAAGCCAGTACGCTATGCCGAAGAACAGATGAAGGCGCGTACAAAGAATTTGGCGGCGCTGCATGAGCAGGACATCGTTGCCGGCGGCCTGGATGTGATCGGTCTCGACGCCAAGGGGCTGCCCAAGATGGGTGACACTTTCGTGAACTCCTCGCTGGGCAGCCAGTGGGCGGTTCGAGGGTTGGCCGACGACCTGAGAAGGTACGCTGAGGGCTTGGTTCGAGCGGGCCAAGGCGACCATCTGTTGAATGTCGAGTGGATTCTGAGGTAG
- a CDS encoding lipase family protein, translating to MKRFTVAVATAAALVLCAGTAAAEPEMSTPGLDKVFNGFVVGQIDNAKPVPPDQAFQALLANDPFYQEPPLTGTEQPGTLLKAKKVDVMFLGVTPPDIEAYKLMYVTTANDGVTPTISTGILMIPNHGVPVSEKKLISYQEANDSVGWSCHPSTQWTGGDPLDGSSWSALGPLALMFDKGYAVMISDVGNDGDRRPHGVFAGKFAAHAQLDGVRAALAHSDAGLNPKAPVALFGIAGGGVGAAFSAELQPTYAPELDVKSAVLEGMVVNPRNFMRVADGSVGSGFALATLLGLEPAYPEMQVNAKLNPAGVGLANFFRTQCQTPAYFGLPFLPLNTLFTSGLSPADEPAFQRAFEENILGRSGTPKAKVAITSCAADDSLMSLVPAKDSRELADIYRAGGTDVTYQPTDCSMVRMLTDLYGWGTDLFGMQTIDWIDRNFD from the coding sequence ATGAAACGCTTTACCGTGGCCGTTGCGACGGCCGCCGCGCTGGTGTTGTGCGCGGGAACCGCTGCGGCGGAACCAGAGATGTCCACGCCGGGACTGGACAAGGTCTTCAACGGATTCGTCGTCGGGCAGATCGACAACGCCAAGCCGGTTCCGCCGGATCAGGCATTCCAGGCGTTGCTCGCCAACGACCCGTTCTACCAAGAGCCGCCGCTGACCGGTACCGAGCAGCCGGGGACGTTGCTGAAGGCCAAGAAGGTCGACGTGATGTTCCTCGGCGTCACCCCGCCCGATATCGAGGCCTACAAGCTGATGTACGTGACCACCGCCAATGACGGTGTCACGCCGACGATCAGCACCGGAATCCTGATGATCCCGAATCACGGTGTGCCGGTGTCGGAGAAGAAGCTGATCTCCTATCAGGAGGCCAACGACAGCGTCGGTTGGTCCTGTCACCCGAGCACGCAGTGGACCGGCGGTGACCCGCTGGACGGCTCGTCCTGGTCGGCGCTCGGCCCGCTGGCGCTGATGTTCGACAAGGGCTACGCGGTGATGATCTCCGATGTCGGCAACGACGGCGATCGCAGGCCGCATGGTGTTTTCGCGGGCAAGTTCGCCGCGCACGCCCAACTCGACGGTGTCCGTGCGGCATTGGCGCACTCGGACGCCGGACTGAACCCGAAAGCGCCGGTGGCGCTGTTCGGCATAGCCGGTGGCGGTGTCGGTGCGGCCTTCTCCGCCGAGTTGCAGCCGACCTACGCGCCGGAGCTCGACGTGAAATCCGCTGTGCTGGAAGGGATGGTCGTCAACCCGCGCAACTTCATGCGGGTCGCCGACGGTTCGGTGGGCTCCGGTTTCGCGCTGGCCACCCTGCTCGGCTTGGAGCCCGCGTACCCGGAGATGCAGGTGAACGCGAAACTGAACCCGGCGGGCGTCGGGCTGGCGAACTTCTTCCGCACCCAGTGTCAGACACCCGCCTACTTCGGGCTGCCGTTCCTGCCGCTCAACACCCTGTTCACCTCGGGCCTCAGCCCGGCCGACGAACCGGCGTTCCAGCGGGCGTTCGAGGAGAACATCCTCGGCCGATCCGGGACGCCGAAGGCCAAGGTGGCCATCACCTCCTGCGCCGCCGACGACTCGCTGATGTCGCTGGTGCCCGCCAAGGACTCGCGGGAGCTGGCCGACATCTACCGGGCCGGTGGCACCGACGTGACCTACCAGCCCACCGATTGCAGCATGGTCCGCATGCTCACCGACCTCTACGGCTGGGGCACCGACCTGTTCGGCATGCAGACGATCGACTGGATCGACCGCAACTTCGACTGA
- the gnd gene encoding phosphogluconate dehydrogenase (NAD(+)-dependent, decarboxylating): MQLGMIGLGRMGANIVRRIVNDGHTAVGYERRPHQIDVLRQELGDDFQGTTDLGDFVRALQTPRVVWVMIPAGATGAVIDQVAALLEPGDIIIDGGNSRYHEDIKRAEQLRPKGIHYVDIGTSGGVFGLTRGFCLMIGGEPEQVKFLDPLLKSIAPGVEAAERTPGRTGEPSMAEQGYLHCGPAGAGHFVKMVHNGIEYGAMAAYAEGLNILHKANYGAEHTGEFSAEETPLEHPEYYRYDIDVPEVTEVWRRGSVVASWLLDLTASALYADPNLDSYGGRVSDSGEGRWTIDAAIDTGVPVPVLSAALFQRFSSRGESLYADKMLSAMRKAFGGHHELPGK, translated from the coding sequence ATGCAGCTGGGAATGATCGGTCTCGGGCGGATGGGCGCCAACATCGTGCGTCGCATCGTCAACGACGGGCACACCGCCGTCGGCTACGAACGTCGCCCGCACCAGATCGACGTGCTGCGCCAAGAGTTGGGGGACGACTTCCAGGGCACCACCGACCTCGGGGATTTCGTGCGGGCGCTGCAGACGCCGCGGGTGGTATGGGTGATGATCCCGGCGGGCGCGACCGGCGCCGTCATCGACCAGGTGGCCGCACTGCTCGAGCCAGGCGACATCATCATCGACGGCGGCAACAGCCGCTATCACGAGGACATCAAGCGAGCCGAACAGCTGCGCCCCAAGGGCATCCACTACGTCGACATCGGCACCTCGGGCGGCGTCTTCGGCCTGACCCGCGGCTTCTGCCTGATGATCGGTGGCGAGCCGGAACAGGTGAAATTCCTCGACCCGCTGCTGAAATCCATCGCCCCCGGCGTCGAGGCGGCCGAGCGGACACCGGGACGCACCGGCGAGCCGTCGATGGCCGAGCAGGGCTACCTGCACTGCGGGCCGGCCGGCGCGGGGCACTTCGTCAAGATGGTGCACAACGGCATCGAGTACGGCGCGATGGCCGCCTACGCCGAGGGTCTGAACATTTTGCACAAGGCCAACTACGGCGCCGAGCACACCGGCGAGTTCTCCGCCGAGGAGACGCCGCTCGAGCACCCGGAGTACTACCGGTACGACATCGATGTGCCCGAGGTGACCGAGGTGTGGCGCCGCGGTTCGGTGGTCGCCTCGTGGTTGCTGGACCTCACCGCGAGCGCGCTGTACGCCGATCCGAACCTCGATTCGTACGGCGGCCGGGTCTCGGATTCGGGTGAAGGCCGGTGGACGATCGATGCCGCCATCGACACCGGCGTTCCGGTGCCGGTGCTCAGTGCGGCGCTGTTCCAACGGTTCTCGTCCCGGGGGGAATCGCTCTACGCGGACAAGATGCTGTCGGCGATGCGCAAGGCGTTCGGCGGGCACCACGAGCTGCCTGGGAAATAG